The proteins below come from a single Crossiella sp. CA-258035 genomic window:
- a CDS encoding MFS transporter, with the protein MTRDITGPPLAGRREWLGLAVLLLPALLASLELTITHLALPAIGRDLGASSTQLLWIVDGYAFLLAGTLVMMGTLGDRIGRRRLLLGGATAFSVLSVVAAYAPNPEVLVVVRALLGVAGATLMPSVLALAVALFTEPRQRAQAVGIVIASVSAGTAIGPLVGGWLLDHFWWGSAFLLPIPLMLVLLVVGPVTLPEGRSPGGRRLDLPSAVLSIATVLPIVYGLKQVAAAGPDPIAFASIALGLACALVFVRRQRRLADPMIDLHLFASPAFTTATLTLMLGIFVLWGTNYAVAQYLQLVAGLTPLTAGLWTAPSAVGIIVGSLSATRLARRLPPGWIIGGGLLLSATGFGVLATIGPATPLSVLVTGTIIVSAGLGPMMALATTIIVGSAPAERSGAASAIASAAPQLGGGLGIAILGSVITATYRADMGGVAGPAGDTLTGAVAAAGELPAAESAALLGTARAAFTAGFEVSALVSAALAVLLAGAVLLVLRRR; encoded by the coding sequence ATGACTCGTGACATCACCGGTCCCCCGCTGGCCGGCCGGCGGGAGTGGCTGGGCCTGGCAGTGCTCCTGCTACCCGCGCTGCTGGCCTCGCTGGAGCTGACCATCACCCACCTCGCACTGCCCGCGATCGGGCGTGACCTGGGCGCGTCCAGCACCCAGCTGCTGTGGATCGTCGACGGTTACGCGTTCCTGCTGGCCGGCACGCTCGTCATGATGGGCACGCTGGGCGACCGGATCGGGCGGCGCAGGCTGCTGCTCGGTGGCGCGACCGCGTTCAGCGTGCTGTCCGTGGTCGCCGCGTACGCGCCGAACCCGGAGGTGCTCGTCGTGGTGCGGGCCCTGCTCGGCGTGGCGGGCGCGACCCTCATGCCCTCGGTGCTCGCACTCGCCGTGGCGCTGTTCACCGAGCCGCGCCAGCGCGCGCAGGCCGTCGGCATCGTCATCGCCTCCGTCTCGGCAGGCACCGCGATCGGCCCGCTGGTCGGCGGCTGGCTGCTCGACCACTTCTGGTGGGGCTCGGCGTTCCTGCTGCCGATCCCGCTGATGCTCGTGCTGCTCGTCGTCGGACCGGTGACGCTGCCCGAGGGCCGGTCCCCCGGCGGGCGCAGGCTGGACCTGCCCAGCGCCGTGCTCTCCATCGCCACCGTGCTGCCGATCGTCTACGGGCTCAAGCAGGTCGCCGCGGCCGGTCCGGACCCGATCGCCTTCGCCAGCATCGCCCTCGGACTGGCCTGCGCCCTGGTCTTCGTCCGCCGCCAACGCCGGCTGGCCGACCCGATGATCGACCTGCACCTGTTCGCCTCCCCGGCGTTCACCACGGCCACGCTCACGCTGATGCTCGGGATCTTCGTGCTGTGGGGCACGAACTACGCGGTGGCGCAGTACCTCCAGCTGGTGGCCGGGCTGACACCGCTGACCGCCGGGCTGTGGACGGCGCCGTCCGCGGTCGGGATCATCGTCGGATCACTCAGCGCGACCCGGCTGGCGCGGCGGCTGCCGCCGGGCTGGATCATCGGCGGCGGGCTGCTGCTGTCGGCCACCGGGTTCGGTGTGCTCGCCACCATCGGCCCGGCCACCCCGCTGAGCGTGCTGGTGACCGGGACGATCATCGTCTCGGCCGGGCTCGGGCCGATGATGGCGCTGGCCACCACCATCATCGTGGGCAGCGCCCCGGCCGAGCGGTCAGGCGCCGCCTCGGCCATCGCCTCGGCCGCGCCCCAGCTGGGCGGCGGGCTGGGCATCGCGATCCTGGGCAGCGTCATCACCGCCACCTACCGCGCGGACATGGGCGGCGTCGCCGGACCTGCGGGCGACACCCTCACCGGAGCGGTCGCCGCTGCGGGCGAACTGCCCGCGGCCGAGAGCGCGGCCCTGCTCGGCACGGCCCGTGCCGCGTTCACCGCCGGATTCGAGGTCAGCGCTCTGGTCTCCGCCGCGCTGGCGGTACTGCTCGCCGGTGCCGTCCTGCTGGTGCTGCGTAGACGGTGA
- a CDS encoding heavy metal translocating P-type ATPase produces the protein MASALAAPPTTATAPRPARAALLALPEARWAAAALALFLTALATQLLGGPSWLWWSLYLACYAAGGWEPGLSGLRALREKTLDVDLLMVVAAIGAAAIGQVMDGGLLIVIFATSGALEAFATARTEASVRDLLDLAPETANRVTGDREQTVPVTELAVGDTVFVRPGERVPADGEVVSGASEVDQATITGEGTPTTKLVGDEVFAGTLNGTGALTVRVARRAEDSVVARIAGLVDQASRTKAGTQLFIERVEQRYSVAMVAATLALFAIPLTWGAGLQESLLRAMTFMIVASPCALVLATMPPLLAAIANAGRHGVLVKSAVVLEGLGATTLVAFDKTGTLTTGAPGLSTVRPLTEITENELLRLAAAAEVPSEHPLGAAIVQAARARGLELPAATEFVAEPGRGVRATVAGARVTVGAPVPDLAVELRQRGETAVAVRVDGELIGVLGLTDRPRAEAVHAVLATARLTGHPPVLLTGDNDLTAAQLARRVGIEDVRAGLLPQDKATEVQALIAAGHRVAMVGDGINDAPALATAHTGIAMGGAGADLTLQTADAVVVRDDLTAIPATLALARRARRVVRANLAIAGVCIAGLVIWDLAGTLPLPLGVAGHEGSTVLVALNGLRLLRRSAWQRAANEAGGHRGGTV, from the coding sequence GTGGCCTCGGCTCTCGCCGCGCCGCCCACCACCGCCACCGCGCCCCGCCCGGCGCGCGCGGCCTTGCTCGCTCTGCCGGAGGCCCGCTGGGCCGCCGCGGCCCTCGCGCTGTTCCTGACCGCGCTGGCCACCCAGCTGCTCGGCGGCCCGTCCTGGCTGTGGTGGTCGCTGTACCTGGCCTGTTACGCCGCGGGCGGCTGGGAGCCGGGACTGTCCGGGCTGCGCGCGCTGCGGGAGAAGACCCTGGACGTGGACCTGCTGATGGTGGTGGCCGCGATCGGCGCGGCGGCCATCGGACAGGTCATGGACGGCGGCCTGCTGATCGTCATCTTCGCCACCTCCGGCGCGCTGGAGGCCTTCGCCACCGCCCGCACCGAGGCGTCTGTCCGGGATCTGCTCGACCTGGCCCCGGAAACGGCCAACCGGGTCACCGGCGACAGGGAGCAGACCGTGCCGGTGACCGAGCTGGCGGTGGGCGACACCGTGTTCGTGCGCCCGGGTGAGCGGGTGCCCGCCGACGGCGAGGTGGTCTCCGGCGCCAGCGAGGTCGACCAGGCCACCATCACCGGCGAGGGCACGCCCACGACCAAGCTGGTCGGCGACGAGGTGTTCGCCGGCACCCTCAACGGCACCGGCGCGCTCACCGTGCGGGTCGCCCGCCGCGCCGAGGACTCCGTGGTCGCCCGGATCGCCGGGCTGGTCGACCAGGCCAGCCGCACCAAGGCGGGGACCCAGCTGTTCATCGAACGCGTCGAACAGCGCTACTCCGTCGCGATGGTCGCCGCCACGCTCGCGCTGTTCGCCATCCCGCTGACCTGGGGCGCCGGGTTGCAGGAGTCCCTGCTGCGCGCCATGACGTTCATGATCGTGGCCTCACCCTGCGCGCTGGTGCTGGCCACCATGCCGCCGCTGCTGGCCGCCATCGCCAACGCCGGGCGGCACGGTGTCCTGGTGAAGTCCGCGGTGGTGCTGGAGGGCCTGGGCGCGACCACCCTGGTCGCCTTCGACAAGACCGGCACCCTCACCACCGGCGCTCCCGGGCTGAGCACTGTCCGCCCGCTCACCGAGATCACGGAGAATGAGCTGCTGCGCCTGGCCGCCGCGGCGGAGGTGCCCAGCGAGCATCCGCTGGGCGCGGCCATCGTGCAGGCGGCCCGCGCCCGCGGCCTGGAGCTGCCTGCCGCCACGGAGTTCGTCGCCGAGCCCGGCCGCGGCGTCCGGGCCACCGTCGCCGGTGCGCGCGTCACGGTCGGCGCGCCCGTCCCGGACCTGGCGGTCGAGCTGCGGCAGCGTGGGGAGACCGCCGTCGCGGTGCGCGTGGACGGCGAGCTGATCGGCGTGCTCGGCCTCACCGACCGCCCCCGCGCCGAAGCCGTCCACGCCGTGCTGGCCACCGCCCGGCTGACCGGCCACCCGCCCGTGCTGCTCACCGGCGACAACGACCTCACCGCCGCCCAGCTCGCCCGGCGGGTGGGCATCGAGGACGTCCGCGCCGGGCTGCTCCCCCAGGACAAGGCCACCGAGGTGCAGGCCTTGATCGCTGCCGGTCACCGGGTGGCCATGGTCGGTGACGGCATCAACGACGCCCCCGCACTGGCCACCGCGCACACCGGGATCGCCATGGGCGGCGCGGGCGCCGACCTGACCCTGCAGACCGCGGACGCCGTGGTGGTGCGCGACGACCTGACCGCGATCCCGGCCACCCTGGCCCTGGCCCGCAGGGCCCGCCGCGTGGTGCGCGCCAACCTGGCCATCGCCGGGGTGTGCATCGCGGGCCTGGTGATCTGGGACCTGGCCGGCACCCTGCCACTGCCGCTGGGCGTGGCCGGGCACGAGGGCTCCACCGTGCTGGTGGCGCTCAACGGCCTGCGGCTGCTCCGCCGTTCGGCCTGGCAGCGCGCCGCCAACGAGGCAGGCGGCCACCGGGGCGGTACGGTCTAG
- a CDS encoding NAD-binding protein, with product MPLFLSRLLTRLAFLSNWSTPAAVIVFVFATSWPLMALAEPAGSALVQPANYWWYFVVTAATVGYGDLYPESGWGHLVGAYVIVGGIAALTTVFTKLAAVLAQARGRRMQGSNTVHASEHIVLVGYEPGRTERIVSQLLAEEEHRIVLCAPDEVGTHPLPNPEVEFVRGELTDEAVLRRAGVHRAAVVLIDARDDNEALAIAVAVDHLEPRAHVVAALRDLDRAALMHYVDRTIHCVPWHLPRMIIEELTSPGIAEVYAELMSDGEASTYSVRLPEAVGPVPIEDCQLALGRKHGATVLAVRDADGRLVVNPSWQSKAGPGSVLYYVSPRKLSARQISEALHG from the coding sequence ATGCCGTTGTTCCTGTCCCGGCTGCTCACCCGGCTGGCCTTCCTCAGCAACTGGTCGACCCCGGCAGCGGTGATCGTCTTCGTCTTCGCCACCAGCTGGCCGCTGATGGCCCTGGCCGAACCGGCGGGCAGCGCGCTCGTCCAGCCGGCCAACTACTGGTGGTACTTCGTGGTCACCGCCGCCACCGTCGGCTACGGCGACCTCTACCCGGAGAGCGGCTGGGGCCACCTGGTGGGCGCGTACGTCATCGTGGGCGGCATCGCCGCGCTGACCACCGTGTTCACCAAACTGGCCGCGGTGCTGGCACAAGCGAGAGGACGGCGCATGCAGGGCAGCAACACCGTGCACGCCAGCGAGCACATCGTGCTGGTCGGCTACGAGCCCGGCCGCACCGAGCGCATCGTCAGCCAGCTGCTGGCCGAGGAGGAGCACCGGATCGTGCTGTGCGCCCCGGACGAGGTGGGCACGCACCCGCTGCCGAACCCCGAGGTGGAGTTCGTCCGCGGCGAGCTGACCGACGAGGCGGTGCTGCGGCGGGCCGGGGTGCACCGCGCGGCCGTGGTGCTCATCGACGCCCGCGACGACAACGAGGCGCTGGCCATCGCGGTGGCCGTGGACCACCTCGAACCGCGGGCCCACGTGGTGGCCGCCCTGCGCGACCTGGACCGGGCCGCGCTGATGCACTACGTCGACCGCACCATCCACTGCGTGCCGTGGCACCTCCCGCGCATGATCATCGAGGAGCTGACCTCGCCCGGCATCGCCGAGGTCTACGCCGAGCTGATGAGCGACGGCGAGGCCAGCACCTACTCGGTGCGGCTCCCGGAGGCGGTGGGTCCGGTGCCGATCGAGGACTGCCAGCTGGCGCTGGGCCGCAAGCACGGCGCGACCGTGCTGGCCGTCCGAGACGCCGACGGCCGCCTGGTGGTCAACCCGAGCTGGCAGAGCAAGGCCGGTCCGGGCTCGGTGCTGTACTACGTCAGCCCGCGCAAGCTGTCCGCCCGCCAGATCAGCGAGGCGCTGCACGGTTAG
- a CDS encoding DUF1801 domain-containing protein translates to MSYAKDPRVDDYIDKLPDWQQEICRQVRDIAHAADPEVVETIKRTVQPYFVLNGNVCALLAAKNHVNVFLYDGGIVPDPEGIITAGHGNKTGRMISYHQGEPINVPALTQYLRHIIANNRAGGWRKIKAAQGL, encoded by the coding sequence GTGAGCTACGCCAAGGACCCACGCGTCGATGACTACATCGACAAGCTGCCGGACTGGCAGCAGGAGATCTGCCGGCAGGTGCGCGACATCGCGCACGCGGCCGACCCCGAGGTGGTCGAGACGATCAAGCGGACGGTCCAGCCCTACTTCGTGCTCAACGGCAACGTCTGCGCGCTGCTCGCGGCCAAGAACCACGTGAACGTCTTCCTCTACGACGGCGGCATCGTCCCGGACCCGGAGGGCATCATCACGGCCGGTCACGGAAACAAGACCGGCCGGATGATCTCCTACCACCAGGGCGAGCCGATCAACGTGCCCGCGCTCACCCAGTACCTCCGGCACATCATCGCGAACAACCGCGCAGGCGGCTGGCGCAAGATCAAGGCCGCGCAAGGGCTGTGA
- a CDS encoding TetR/AcrR family transcriptional regulator encodes MAGRREEQSAAKRAEIVVAARTVFTTHGYLGTSMDAVAAAAGASKRTVYQYFADKEELFAAVVLETVDRGYEFFRPHILALAETDDLENALRRHARVTVAGIMRPEVLQMRRLVMAEADRFPEVGRQYYERSWVRTTGLLAETLTRLTERGLLQVDDPERAAYLFTWLVVSIPLQRSAFMGNAAVCTKAELDEVADEGARVFLAAYRAGARDNTGRV; translated from the coding sequence ATGGCAGGACGCCGCGAGGAGCAGTCGGCCGCCAAGCGCGCGGAGATCGTGGTCGCCGCGCGCACGGTCTTCACCACGCACGGCTACCTCGGCACCAGCATGGACGCGGTGGCCGCGGCCGCGGGCGCGTCCAAGCGGACCGTGTACCAGTACTTCGCCGACAAGGAGGAGCTGTTCGCGGCGGTCGTCCTGGAGACGGTGGACCGCGGCTACGAGTTCTTCCGGCCGCACATCCTCGCCCTCGCCGAGACCGACGACCTGGAGAACGCGCTGCGGCGGCATGCCCGCGTCACCGTCGCCGGGATCATGCGCCCCGAGGTGCTCCAGATGCGCCGCCTGGTGATGGCCGAGGCGGACCGGTTCCCCGAGGTGGGCCGCCAGTACTACGAACGCAGCTGGGTGCGCACCACCGGCCTGCTGGCGGAAACCCTGACCCGCCTGACCGAGCGCGGCCTGCTCCAGGTCGACGACCCTGAGCGCGCGGCTTACCTGTTCACCTGGCTGGTGGTGTCGATTCCGTTGCAGCGCAGTGCGTTCATGGGCAACGCGGCGGTCTGCACGAAGGCCGAGCTGGACGAGGTCGCCGACGAGGGCGCTCGGGTCTTCCTCGCCGCGTACAGGGCAGGCGCCCGCGACAACACCGGGCGGGTGTGA
- a CDS encoding metalloregulator ArsR/SmtB family transcription factor, protein MGHGKGERGHPAARLDAGTAARVAATLQALATPSRLLILTELRQAPLPVSDLAEAVGMEPSAVSHQLRLLRTLGLVAGERDGRSIIYRLYDNHVALLLDEAIYHSEHLRLGISDQAGTADRER, encoded by the coding sequence ATGGGACACGGGAAGGGCGAGCGCGGGCACCCGGCCGCGCGCCTGGACGCCGGGACCGCCGCCAGGGTGGCCGCGACGTTGCAGGCCCTGGCCACGCCCAGCCGCCTGCTGATCCTCACCGAGCTCCGGCAGGCCCCGCTCCCGGTCAGCGACCTGGCCGAGGCGGTCGGCATGGAGCCCTCCGCGGTGTCCCACCAGCTGCGCCTGCTGCGCACCCTCGGCCTGGTCGCCGGTGAGCGGGACGGGCGCAGCATCATCTACCGCCTCTACGACAACCACGTGGCCCTGCTGCTGGACGAGGCGATCTACCACAGCGAACACCTGCGCCTGGGCATCAGCGACCAGGCGGGGACCGCCGACCGCGAGCGGTAG
- the soxR gene encoding redox-sensitive transcriptional activator SoxR gives MVDPEAELTIGQLARRAGVTVTALHFYEEQGLLNSRRTAGNQRRFPRHALRRVALIRVAQRVGIPLREIGEALSELPADRAPTQEDWEQLAARWHADLDLRISQLVRLRDKLTDCIGCGCLSLQNCLLRNRDDRLGAAGAGPRRLWLTREDRR, from the coding sequence GTGGTGGACCCGGAAGCCGAACTGACCATTGGCCAACTCGCCCGGCGAGCTGGCGTGACCGTCACCGCGCTGCACTTCTACGAGGAGCAGGGCCTGTTGAACAGCAGACGCACGGCGGGCAACCAGCGGCGGTTCCCTCGGCACGCGCTGCGCCGGGTCGCGCTCATCAGGGTCGCCCAGCGGGTCGGCATCCCGCTGCGTGAGATCGGCGAGGCGCTGTCCGAACTGCCCGCGGACCGCGCGCCGACGCAGGAGGACTGGGAGCAGCTCGCGGCGCGCTGGCACGCGGACCTGGACCTGCGGATCAGCCAGCTCGTCCGGTTGCGGGACAAGCTCACCGACTGCATCGGCTGCGGCTGCCTCTCGCTGCAGAACTGCCTGCTGCGCAACCGGGACGACCGGCTGGGCGCGGCCGGCGCCGGACCGCGGCGGCTCTGGCTGACCAGGGAGGACCGGCGGTGA
- a CDS encoding DUF1761 domain-containing protein — protein sequence MTVLAAVLTSALASFVISSVWYSLLDRDRAADGRPSPLLIVAEFGRSALVAGALVGLAKAMDVTTIGPMLLLALVLWVAFPFVLLSGSVMWDKVPVVTAARHGGDWLIKLLAVGVIVGLWL from the coding sequence ATGACCGTCCTCGCCGCGGTCCTGACCTCGGCGCTCGCCTCCTTCGTGATCAGCAGCGTCTGGTACTCGCTGCTGGACCGCGACCGTGCCGCCGACGGTCGTCCGTCCCCGCTGCTGATCGTCGCCGAGTTCGGCCGCAGCGCCCTGGTGGCGGGCGCCCTCGTCGGGCTGGCCAAGGCCATGGACGTCACCACGATCGGCCCGATGCTGCTGCTCGCGCTCGTGCTGTGGGTGGCGTTCCCGTTCGTGCTGCTGTCCGGATCGGTCATGTGGGACAAGGTTCCGGTGGTCACCGCGGCCCGGCACGGTGGAGACTGGCTGATCAAGCTGCTCGCCGTGGGCGTCATCGTCGGCCTGTGGCTGTAG
- a CDS encoding ankyrin repeat domain-containing protein, with amino-acid sequence MSTIPLPERPDLGQLRKQAKQLRRATPGATLADAQRMLARRYGLASWARLRRHVEALNSRSWVYTEPVAGESPADHFLRLACLNFAEDDPERWEQAARLLQRHPELPAASVAVAAACADVPALQRHLASGASAAQPTGPFGWPPLMYLAYARLEVSREDTLAAARMLLEAGADPNDGRFFLGLPTPFTVLTGALGGGEDDQPPHPHGIALARLLLEAGADPNDGQSLYNRMFGEQDDFAELLLEFGLGQGDGGPWRRLVPDLLGSPAEMVRGLLEWALTHDQRQRVALLAAHGVDVTSPLGDGATPLETALRNGHRELAELLRRLGAREPELGPVDAFLAAALAGDAAAVAATPAAAIQAARAARPGLVVWAAGLRRPESVKLLVDNGFDVNARGRGDVPLEQPWQTALHTAIQVGDIEVVRRLLRLGADPGIRDCRFDGDARSWAEHFGRAEVLELLGR; translated from the coding sequence TTGTCGACCATCCCGCTGCCCGAACGACCCGATCTGGGCCAGCTCCGCAAGCAGGCCAAACAGCTGCGCCGGGCGACCCCTGGCGCCACCCTCGCCGATGCGCAGCGGATGCTGGCGCGCCGGTACGGACTGGCCAGCTGGGCGCGGCTGCGCCGGCACGTCGAGGCGCTCAACTCCCGCTCCTGGGTGTACACCGAGCCGGTGGCCGGGGAGTCGCCGGCGGATCACTTCCTGCGCTTGGCCTGTCTGAACTTCGCCGAGGACGACCCCGAACGGTGGGAGCAGGCGGCGCGACTGTTGCAGCGGCACCCGGAGCTGCCCGCGGCGAGCGTGGCGGTGGCCGCGGCGTGCGCCGATGTGCCCGCGCTGCAACGACATCTGGCGTCCGGGGCGTCGGCGGCGCAGCCCACCGGCCCGTTTGGCTGGCCGCCGCTGATGTACCTCGCCTACGCCCGCCTGGAGGTGAGCCGCGAGGACACCCTCGCCGCGGCCCGGATGTTGCTGGAGGCCGGGGCGGATCCCAACGACGGCCGGTTCTTCCTCGGTCTGCCAACGCCTTTCACCGTGCTGACCGGGGCGCTGGGCGGCGGGGAGGACGACCAGCCGCCGCACCCGCACGGGATCGCGCTGGCCAGGCTGTTGCTGGAGGCGGGCGCTGATCCCAATGACGGGCAGAGCCTCTACAACCGCATGTTCGGCGAGCAGGACGACTTCGCCGAACTGCTGCTGGAGTTCGGGCTCGGCCAGGGTGACGGCGGTCCGTGGCGGCGGCTGGTGCCCGATCTGCTCGGCTCCCCCGCGGAGATGGTGCGCGGCTTGCTGGAGTGGGCGCTCACCCACGACCAGCGGCAGCGGGTGGCGCTGCTGGCCGCGCACGGGGTCGATGTGACCAGCCCGCTCGGTGACGGGGCCACGCCGCTGGAAACCGCGCTGCGCAACGGCCACCGCGAACTGGCGGAGCTGTTGCGGCGGCTGGGCGCGCGGGAGCCCGAACTGGGTCCGGTGGACGCCTTCCTCGCCGCGGCGCTGGCCGGGGACGCCGCCGCCGTCGCCGCCACCCCCGCGGCCGCCATCCAGGCCGCACGGGCGGCCCGGCCCGGCCTGGTGGTCTGGGCTGCCGGACTGCGCCGTCCGGAGTCGGTGAAGTTGTTGGTGGACAACGGGTTTGACGTCAACGCGCGCGGGCGCGGGGATGTGCCGCTGGAGCAGCCGTGGCAGACCGCGCTGCACACCGCGATCCAGGTCGGGGACATCGAGGTGGTCCGGCGGCTGTTGCGACTGGGCGCGGACCCCGGTATCCGGGACTGCCGCTTCGACGGGGACGCCCGGTCCTGGGCCGAGCACTTCGGCCGTGCGGAGGTGCTCGAGCTGCTCGGCCGGTAG
- a CDS encoding tetratricopeptide repeat protein, giving the protein MAEVFGARLRQARIAAGWSLRELAQRVHYSVAYLSRVENGHRAPTVALARRCDHELATGDKLAALVRPAPPAAARNRARPVPRQLPANPPYLVGRGADLARLDAVRAKPRDSTTIIAITGTAGVGKSTLALHWAHRIQAGFPDGQLHLSLRGFGPQSPLESSQALHGVLRDLGLATEAIPEEPDARAALYRSLLADRRMLIVLDNARDAEHVRPLLPGGSGCAVLITSRDRLDGLVAKEGGQRVPLELFTVEEGMALLAERAGPGVAAQPGTVAELVRLCAGLPLALSVVAARAADSPGCAHLVEELRDARGRLDALELGAGEQDLRAVFSWSYRQLGPAAARLFRLLGAHPGPDIGVHAAAALAGVPFAKARKAMAELVRASLLAGHRPGRFHAHDLLRVYAAELPDPEGERNPGLHRVLDHYLHTARAAAELLHPHWAEVTLPEPSPHAQPREPADYPQAMRWFDEERLVLLACVHQTRDQNWHSRTWRLAWAMAKYLQLRGFWPDWVATQLLALDAADRLGDRAAQAVVHRLLGHAFLRLRRYAESIKHAEAAGQRYRELGDPAGQAYVHRTLAWVHQEQQDFPRAVTHHQQALALYRQTGFRPGQASSLNGLGWTSAHLGEHDRAFDLCRQALAVATEIGDRNTEAAVHDSLAFIHHRLGEHTEATANYHRAITIFHQLSNRHEAALSLHRLGDTQLASGDPLAAGESWRSSLSFLDSRRHPQAEEVRGKLASLRPH; this is encoded by the coding sequence ATGGCCGAGGTCTTTGGCGCGCGTTTGCGACAGGCCCGGATCGCCGCCGGCTGGTCACTGCGCGAACTGGCGCAACGGGTGCACTACAGCGTGGCCTACCTCAGCCGGGTCGAGAACGGCCATCGGGCGCCCACCGTCGCGCTGGCCCGCCGCTGCGACCACGAACTGGCCACCGGCGACAAGCTCGCCGCTCTGGTGCGACCGGCGCCACCGGCCGCGGCCCGCAACCGGGCGCGGCCCGTGCCCCGCCAGCTCCCCGCGAACCCGCCGTACCTCGTGGGCCGCGGCGCGGACCTGGCCCGGCTGGACGCGGTGCGCGCCAAGCCCCGCGACAGCACCACGATCATCGCGATCACCGGCACCGCGGGCGTCGGCAAGTCCACCCTCGCCCTGCACTGGGCGCACCGGATCCAGGCCGGCTTCCCGGACGGGCAGCTGCACCTGAGCCTGCGCGGCTTCGGCCCCCAGTCGCCACTGGAGAGCAGCCAGGCGTTGCACGGGGTGCTCCGCGACCTCGGCCTGGCGACGGAGGCGATCCCGGAGGAGCCGGACGCGCGGGCCGCGCTGTACCGCAGCCTGCTCGCCGACCGCCGCATGCTCATCGTGCTGGACAACGCCCGCGACGCCGAGCACGTCCGGCCGCTGCTGCCGGGCGGTTCCGGCTGCGCGGTGCTGATCACCAGCCGGGACCGGCTGGACGGGCTGGTGGCCAAGGAGGGCGGGCAGCGCGTCCCGCTGGAGCTGTTCACCGTCGAGGAGGGCATGGCGCTGCTGGCCGAGCGGGCCGGTCCGGGCGTGGCCGCACAGCCGGGCACCGTCGCCGAACTGGTCCGGCTGTGCGCGGGGCTGCCGCTCGCGCTGAGCGTGGTCGCGGCCCGCGCCGCCGACTCGCCCGGCTGCGCGCACCTGGTCGAGGAGCTGCGGGACGCCAGGGGCAGGCTGGACGCGCTCGAGCTCGGCGCGGGTGAGCAGGACCTGCGCGCGGTGTTCTCCTGGTCCTACCGGCAGCTCGGGCCTGCGGCCGCGCGGCTGTTCCGCCTGCTGGGCGCGCATCCCGGGCCGGACATCGGCGTCCACGCCGCGGCCGCGCTGGCCGGAGTCCCGTTCGCCAAGGCGCGCAAGGCAATGGCCGAGCTGGTGCGGGCGAGCCTGCTCGCCGGGCACCGGCCGGGCCGGTTCCACGCCCACGACCTGCTCCGGGTGTACGCGGCGGAGCTGCCCGACCCCGAGGGGGAGCGGAACCCGGGCCTGCACCGGGTTCTGGACCACTACCTGCACACCGCGCGGGCCGCGGCCGAGCTGCTGCACCCGCACTGGGCAGAGGTGACCCTGCCGGAACCGAGCCCGCACGCCCAGCCCAGGGAACCGGCCGACTACCCGCAGGCGATGCGCTGGTTCGACGAGGAGCGCCTGGTGCTGCTCGCCTGCGTGCACCAAACGCGGGACCAGAACTGGCACTCCCGCACCTGGCGACTGGCCTGGGCGATGGCGAAGTACTTGCAGCTGCGCGGTTTCTGGCCGGACTGGGTGGCGACCCAGCTGCTCGCGCTGGACGCGGCCGACCGGCTCGGCGACCGGGCGGCCCAGGCGGTGGTGCACCGGCTGCTGGGCCACGCGTTCCTTCGGTTGCGCCGCTATGCCGAGTCGATCAAGCATGCCGAGGCGGCCGGCCAGCGGTACCGCGAGCTGGGCGACCCGGCCGGTCAGGCCTACGTGCACCGGACGCTGGCCTGGGTTCACCAGGAGCAGCAAGACTTTCCGCGTGCGGTCACCCACCACCAGCAGGCGCTCGCCCTGTACCGGCAGACCGGGTTCCGGCCGGGCCAGGCCAGCAGCCTCAACGGCCTCGGCTGGACCAGCGCGCACCTCGGCGAGCACGACCGGGCCTTCGACCTGTGCCGGCAAGCCCTGGCGGTGGCCACCGAGATCGGTGACCGCAACACCGAGGCCGCGGTGCACGACAGCCTCGCCTTCATCCACCACCGCCTGGGCGAGCACACCGAGGCCACCGCGAACTACCACCGCGCGATCACCATCTTCCACCAGCTGAGCAACCGCCACGAGGCCGCACTCAGCCTGCACCGCCTGGGCGACACCCAGCTGGCCTCGGGCGATCCGTTGGCAGCGGGGGAGTCCTGGCGATCCTCACTGTCCTTCTTGGACAGTCGAAGGCATCCGCAGGCCGAGGAGGTGCGCGGCAAGCTCGCCAGCCTCCGGCCGCACTAG